A window of Argopecten irradians isolate NY chromosome 1, Ai_NY, whole genome shotgun sequence contains these coding sequences:
- the LOC138330103 gene encoding dual specificity protein phosphatase 14-like, protein MNLEMFNQIASITDHLYLSSAAAVNPDRIRTIGITHIINVTMEIRNLNMPTVQSIQLHVEDAPHARLSVYFDRAADKIHQVHKRGGRTLVHCVAGVSRSASLCIAYLMKYHRLNLAEAYYHVKKRRYVIRPNAGFWQQLIDFEQKLFGRASVKMIQSSIGWIPDVYKEESRNMVWFPSRRY, encoded by the coding sequence ATGAATCTCGAGATGTTTAATCAAATTGCCTCGATAACTGACCACCTGTACTTAAGCAGTGCAGCGGCGGTCAATCCGGACCGGATCCGGACAATTGGGATCACCCATATTATAAATGTTACCATGGAGATTCGGAACCTTAACATGCCTACAGTCCAATCCATCCAGTTACACGTGGAGGACGCTCCGCACGCCAGGCTATCGGTCTATTTCGATAGGGCTGCAGACAAAATTCATCAAGTGCATAAACGTGGCGGAAGGACATTAGTGCATTGTGTAGCAGGCGTAAGTCGGTCAGCTAGTCTTTGTATAGCATACCTCATGAAGTATCATAGACTAAACCTGGCGGAAGCATACTATCACGTGAAGAAACGCCGTTATGTGATTCGTCCAAACGCAGGATTCTGGCAACAATTGATTGACTTTGAACAAAAGCTGTTCGGAAGAGCCTCTGTCAAAATGATACAGTCCAGTATAGGGTGGATTCCGGATGTCTACAAAGAAGAGTCGAGAAATATGGTTTGGTTTCCTTCCCGTCGTTACTAG